In Mycoplasma sp. Mirounga ES2805-ORL, a single window of DNA contains:
- a CDS encoding aminopeptidase P family protein, which produces MKIEELNKLFNEQKIDAYVSNAPQTRLWVTGVQTTDGFVVIEKDKVYLFVDSRYIEYCQKNAKNVDEIVLLQGTAMKDFFDKKKYQTVAFEEDYLIHEQAVRLENMINPKKIVWTSGQLMRIAKSDAEIEIMQKAIDISLKSYNELIKWIKEGMTEKEVAARLNYLMKLNGADKESFDEIVAFGPSSAEPHHHPTDRKLKEGDIVKIDFGALYKGYSADITRTTFFNPNNKPLDKKLEDLHKVVLEAAKAGRDAVKPGIEVGLIDKICRDYITEKGYGDFFLHSTGHGLGIDVHELPYVRTNAKEILKPGNIITVEPGIYIAGLGGSRNEDDVLVTETGRYVFSRPEERS; this is translated from the coding sequence ATGAAAATAGAAGAATTAAATAAATTGTTTAATGAACAAAAAATAGATGCATATGTTTCGAACGCACCTCAAACAAGGTTGTGAGTTACTGGCGTTCAAACAACAGATGGTTTTGTTGTAATTGAAAAAGATAAAGTATATTTATTCGTTGACTCAAGATACATTGAATATTGTCAAAAAAATGCCAAGAATGTTGACGAAATAGTTCTTTTACAAGGAACCGCAATGAAAGATTTCTTTGATAAAAAGAAATATCAAACTGTTGCCTTTGAAGAAGATTACTTAATCCATGAACAAGCTGTCAGATTAGAAAACATGATTAATCCAAAAAAAATTGTTTGGACAAGTGGCCAATTAATGAGAATAGCTAAATCAGATGCAGAAATTGAAATTATGCAAAAAGCAATTGACATTTCACTAAAATCGTACAATGAATTAATTAAATGAATTAAAGAAGGAATGACTGAAAAAGAAGTTGCAGCAAGACTAAACTATTTAATGAAACTTAATGGTGCTGATAAAGAAAGTTTTGACGAAATTGTAGCCTTTGGCCCAAGTTCAGCGGAACCTCATCATCACCCAACAGATAGAAAATTAAAAGAAGGTGATATTGTTAAAATAGATTTTGGTGCTTTATATAAAGGTTATAGTGCAGATATTACTAGAACAACATTCTTCAATCCAAACAACAAGCCTCTTGATAAAAAATTAGAGGACCTTCATAAAGTTGTTTTAGAAGCAGCAAAAGCTGGTAGAGATGCAGTTAAGCCAGGAATTGAAGTAGGGTTAATTGACAAAATTTGTCGCGATTATATTACTGAAAAAGGATATGGAGATTTCTTCCTACATTCAACCGGTCATGGTCTAGGTATTGATGTGCACGAACTACCTTATGTTAGAACAAACGCTAAAGAAATTCTTAAACCAGGAAACATTATAACTGTTGAACCAGGTATATATATTGCTGGACTAGGTGGTTCAAGAAATGAAGATGACGTTCTTGTTACTGAAACAGGAAGATATGTATTTTCTAGACCAGAAGAAAGATCATAA
- the era gene encoding GTPase Era, which translates to MKVAMCAIIGRPNVGKSTLINRLVNYDVSIVSKTPQTTRDQIVGIFNDEDSQIVFMDTPGIHKPLNKLGEKLNDNAYSALEDIDFVFFLTPVNEQLGQGDKIILEKISNIKHKMVLHTKSDLKFNKDEYNKKIIELAKYGFDNQKIISQDDASIQEDLINIVKQYSYDSPPLYDVDNITDKSLRFIAKEIIREACFVYLKDEIPHSIAVDINEFIENNTVFDLQATIYVKKDSQKGIVIGNEGSMIKKIGSYARKKMQKQFNIGVRLKTKVKVAKKWNNDLQLLKKLGY; encoded by the coding sequence ATGAAAGTTGCAATGTGCGCAATAATAGGTCGTCCAAACGTTGGCAAATCTACTTTAATAAATAGACTAGTTAATTATGATGTATCTATAGTTTCAAAAACACCTCAAACAACGAGAGATCAAATAGTTGGTATTTTTAATGATGAGGATTCACAAATAGTTTTTATGGATACGCCTGGTATTCATAAACCATTAAATAAATTAGGAGAAAAACTAAATGACAATGCATATTCTGCATTAGAAGATATAGATTTTGTTTTTTTTCTAACACCTGTTAATGAGCAATTAGGACAAGGGGATAAAATTATTTTAGAAAAAATTTCAAACATTAAACATAAAATGGTTTTGCATACAAAATCTGATTTGAAATTTAATAAAGATGAATATAACAAAAAAATAATTGAGCTTGCGAAGTATGGTTTTGATAATCAAAAAATAATTTCACAAGATGATGCTAGTATTCAAGAGGATTTAATTAATATTGTTAAACAATATTCTTATGATTCTCCCCCATTGTATGATGTTGATAATATCACTGATAAAAGTTTGAGATTTATTGCTAAAGAAATAATAAGGGAAGCTTGTTTTGTTTATCTTAAAGATGAAATACCCCATTCTATTGCTGTAGATATAAATGAATTTATAGAAAATAATACAGTTTTTGATTTGCAAGCAACAATTTATGTTAAAAAAGATTCTCAAAAGGGCATTGTTATTGGAAATGAAGGTTCCATGATTAAAAAAATAGGCTCATATGCTAGAAAAAAAATGCAAAAACAATTTAATATAGGTGTTAGGTTAAAAACAAAAGTTAAAGTAGCAAAAAAATGAAATAATGATTTACAATTATTAAAAAAATTAGGTTATTAA
- the cdd gene encoding cytidine deaminase, giving the protein MEFKKLQKLLERSYCPYSHFRVAAIAIDSKGDEYPGVNVENAAYPSGLCAERSALFGSVAHGAKVGDFKEIYLITSSDDIAYPCGGCRQVITEFMQDDAIIHMYNYDGTKYVKYRVDEVMPGGFRLKDLK; this is encoded by the coding sequence ATGGAATTTAAAAAACTACAAAAATTATTAGAAAGATCATACTGCCCATATTCACATTTTAGAGTAGCTGCAATAGCTATTGATAGCAAAGGTGATGAATACCCTGGAGTAAATGTCGAAAATGCTGCTTATCCTTCTGGACTTTGTGCTGAACGTTCAGCACTTTTTGGAAGTGTTGCTCATGGAGCGAAAGTGGGAGATTTTAAGGAAATTTATTTAATCACATCAAGTGATGATATTGCTTACCCATGCGGAGGTTGTCGCCAAGTTATTACTGAATTTATGCAGGATGATGCAATCATACATATGTACAATTATGACGGTACAAAATATGTTAAGTATAGAGTTGATGAAGTTATGCCGGGCGGCTTTAGATTAAAGGATCTAAAATAA
- the ybeY gene encoding rRNA maturation RNase YbeY: MNKVNVVIENKAEFNFQKEFDEILENLGKYFKINKDLIVDVTITDNKKIQKLNKQYRGKDYPTDILSFDFGDKTIYDSLPILPIGELVISSEKVESQAEEFNHSVRREYCYLFTHGLVHLMGYDHETEEEREEMNNIVDEIFNPLNITRED, from the coding sequence ATGAATAAAGTTAATGTTGTTATAGAAAATAAAGCCGAATTTAATTTTCAAAAAGAGTTTGATGAAATTTTAGAAAATTTAGGTAAATATTTCAAAATTAATAAAGATCTAATTGTTGATGTAACAATTACTGATAATAAAAAAATTCAAAAATTAAATAAACAATATAGAGGAAAAGATTACCCAACAGATATTTTATCTTTTGACTTTGGAGATAAAACAATTTATGATTCGTTGCCGATTTTGCCTATAGGAGAATTAGTTATTAGCTCAGAAAAGGTTGAAAGTCAAGCTGAAGAGTTTAATCATTCTGTTAGAAGAGAATATTGTTATCTCTTTACTCATGGTCTAGTTCATCTTATGGGTTATGACCATGAAACTGAAGAAGAAAGAGAAGAAATGAACAACATAGTTGATGAGATTTTTAATCCATTAAACATTACAAGAGAGGATTAA
- a CDS encoding MAG1140 family protein, translated as MKNLTKVNKYFYIFLFLIMIFSIVFIVWIFLKEVNKTISVSFLVDEKKNLVLVSKNNSSYLIDEGQTVNIQIFNKTYSLKIENIKTYNNLLIVEFDGLPKNIKLIPNTKFIGTLFYGKTTFYNLLFS; from the coding sequence TTGAAAAATTTAACAAAAGTAAATAAATACTTTTACATATTTTTATTCTTAATTATGATTTTTTCAATAGTTTTTATTGTTTGAATTTTTTTAAAAGAGGTAAATAAAACTATAAGTGTTTCATTTTTGGTTGACGAGAAAAAGAATTTAGTTTTAGTTTCAAAAAATAATTCATCCTATTTAATTGATGAAGGACAAACGGTAAATATACAAATTTTTAACAAAACATATTCATTAAAAATTGAAAATATAAAAACATATAACAATTTATTGATCGTGGAGTTTGATGGCTTACCAAAAAATATTAAGTTAATCCCAAATACAAAATTTATAGGAACTTTATTTTATGGAAAAACTACTTTTTATAATTTGTTATTTAGTTAA
- a CDS encoding Mbov_0121 family peptidase domain-containing ABC transporter, with protein MKIIKQEDEKDCGLCVIQYFIKKYYKKEVDIDILKFNCNYGVDGINLSELKDLALLNNLEMESYSGDFKSLTSINNESLPIMLLVNNNGLTHYVVLEKIKNNYFYIQDSSIGKRKVLKGKDLEKIFCGIIATFKRSSIKSKPRLRQLNKFSDFFSLNRFAYMLFLMSIINLMLLFSSTFFVKIVFDYILPNYLKEELTLLFLVFIWLNIVRFINSYLKSYLTKKISNSIEIELKDAFFNVLQNTSKKELSKLKTSDYYKRTMYIQPIAEYQANFVYTLISELFSVAFSICILIWINLILFLVVFGILFLNTIFNIIYYLQIESKYSELIQSNVLKIQADIDLINIADHFRTDSYKNYLNNYHFKNFYNLKLIEQEFFKKENIKKLLNNLLIGNLTIIVVYAAGLIFFKNSLSPGKLIMFLTCMNFFVNPVESISSLFIHQSLMKRNIEQVNFVLNLKTNLPINKGFKLKKIKCIQINKMNFGYLKNKDILNINNWKIDSNIQIKGNNGSGKTTLMNALCCQFGINVLKHVSINNINFESINSKDYQKNIIYISNSQYIPNIPIIDFITSNETSQLETLNNNIAKYKLGSIMDQLNFSLNGNVVNNASNLSAGQRQLLNLFKLFSKQYKLIMLDEAFENIDNKVAKKIKKYIKSFQKDSMFIEVSHNNNYIFNNKEVIFEKFNKSK; from the coding sequence ATGAAAATTATAAAGCAAGAAGATGAAAAAGACTGTGGATTATGTGTAATTCAATATTTTATAAAAAAGTATTATAAAAAGGAAGTTGATATAGACATACTTAAATTTAATTGCAACTACGGCGTAGATGGAATAAATCTATCTGAATTGAAAGACCTCGCATTACTAAACAATTTAGAAATGGAATCCTATTCAGGGGATTTTAAATCATTAACAAGTATTAATAATGAATCCCTGCCTATTATGCTTTTAGTTAACAATAATGGATTAACGCATTATGTAGTTTTGGAAAAAATTAAAAATAATTACTTCTATATTCAAGATAGTTCTATTGGAAAAAGAAAGGTATTAAAAGGAAAGGATCTTGAAAAAATATTTTGTGGAATTATTGCGACTTTCAAAAGGTCGAGTATTAAATCAAAGCCTAGATTGAGGCAACTAAATAAATTTAGCGACTTCTTTTCATTAAACCGTTTTGCCTATATGTTATTTTTAATGTCAATTATTAATTTAATGTTACTTTTTAGTTCAACATTTTTCGTAAAAATCGTGTTTGATTATATTTTGCCTAATTATTTAAAAGAAGAGTTAACCTTATTGTTTTTGGTTTTCATTTGATTAAATATAGTTAGATTTATTAATTCATATTTAAAAAGTTATTTAACAAAGAAGATTTCAAATTCTATTGAAATAGAACTTAAAGATGCTTTTTTTAATGTGCTTCAAAACACAAGTAAAAAAGAACTTTCTAAATTAAAAACTAGTGACTATTATAAACGAACTATGTACATTCAACCGATTGCGGAGTATCAAGCAAATTTTGTATATACACTTATTTCAGAACTTTTTTCTGTTGCTTTTTCTATTTGCATATTAATTTGAATAAATTTAATATTGTTTTTGGTTGTATTTGGCATCCTTTTTCTAAATACTATTTTTAATATTATTTACTATTTGCAAATTGAATCTAAATATAGTGAGCTAATTCAATCCAACGTTTTAAAAATTCAAGCTGATATTGATCTAATTAATATTGCTGATCATTTTAGAACTGATTCATATAAAAATTATTTAAATAATTATCATTTTAAAAACTTTTATAATCTTAAACTTATTGAACAAGAATTTTTTAAAAAGGAGAATATTAAAAAACTATTAAATAATTTGCTAATTGGTAATTTAACAATAATAGTTGTGTATGCGGCTGGGCTCATCTTTTTTAAAAATAGTTTGAGTCCCGGAAAACTTATTATGTTTTTAACGTGCATGAATTTCTTTGTAAATCCCGTGGAATCGATAAGCTCTTTATTTATTCATCAATCATTAATGAAAAGAAATATTGAACAAGTTAATTTTGTTTTAAATTTGAAAACTAATTTGCCTATAAATAAAGGTTTTAAGTTGAAAAAGATAAAATGTATTCAAATTAATAAAATGAATTTTGGATATTTAAAAAATAAAGATATTCTAAATATTAATAATTGGAAGATTGATTCAAATATTCAAATAAAAGGGAATAATGGCTCGGGTAAGACAACATTAATGAATGCTCTTTGCTGTCAATTTGGAATAAATGTTTTAAAACATGTATCAATTAATAATATAAACTTTGAGTCAATTAATTCCAAGGATTATCAAAAAAATATTATTTATATCAGTAATAGTCAATATATACCTAATATACCTATAATTGACTTTATTACGTCAAATGAAACTAGCCAATTGGAAACATTAAATAATAATATTGCTAAATATAAATTGGGTAGTATTATGGATCAATTAAATTTTTCATTAAATGGTAATGTGGTTAATAATGCCTCTAATTTATCAGCTGGGCAAAGACAACTATTGAATTTGTTTAAATTGTTTTCAAAACAATATAAGTTAATTATGCTAGACGAAGCATTTGAAAATATTGATAATAAAGTGGCTAAAAAAATTAAAAAATATATTAAGAGTTTTCAAAAAGACTCAATGTTTATTGAGGTTAGTCATAACAACAATTATATTTTTAATAATAAGGAGGTTATTTTTGAAAAATTTAACAAAAGTAAATAA
- a CDS encoding RpiB/LacA/LacB family sugar-phosphate isomerase yields MKKIALASDHGGVKLKNQMIEYLKTKGYQVVDLGPSDDSKSISYAEQGHKLANYIIDNNIETSLAFCGTGLGISYALNRHKKIRAARVVTVEDAHLAKQHNNANVLVMGGRYVPYEDAVKMFDEFEKTEYEGGRHQARIEQLDNF; encoded by the coding sequence ATGAAAAAAATAGCTTTAGCCAGTGATCATGGTGGCGTTAAACTCAAAAATCAAATGATTGAATATTTAAAAACTAAAGGATATCAAGTGGTAGACTTAGGACCTTCAGATGATTCTAAATCAATTTCATACGCTGAACAAGGACATAAATTAGCAAATTATATTATTGATAACAATATTGAAACATCGCTTGCTTTTTGTGGTACCGGACTAGGTATTTCTTATGCCTTAAATAGACATAAGAAGATAAGAGCAGCCCGTGTAGTTACAGTTGAAGATGCTCATTTAGCTAAACAACATAATAATGCTAATGTATTAGTCATGGGCGGGCGCTATGTTCCTTATGAAGATGCAGTCAAAATGTTTGATGAATTTGAAAAAACAGAATATGAAGGTGGTAGACACCAAGCTCGTATTGAACAATTAGATAATTTTTAA
- the trmB gene encoding tRNA (guanosine(46)-N7)-methyltransferase TrmB, whose protein sequence is MRLRNDSTALDKLQNSGLVINPEEYPIKLDDKSIVEIGMGKGEMIVELARTNPDKKYYGLEKYPTPASKLINKCKELKLNNLKIIIDDALNLPSIFEGKCNTLWLTFSDPWPKKKHVKRRLTYKDYLNLYKNILDDTSVLKQKTDNDKLYDFSLNSFKDNQWEIIAHGTDFHNSIYSKGNVMTGYEKKWSDSGKNINFIFVKKPKEQF, encoded by the coding sequence ATGAGATTAAGAAACGATAGCACAGCATTAGACAAATTGCAAAATTCGGGATTGGTTATAAATCCAGAAGAATATCCTATTAAATTAGATGATAAATCCATTGTTGAAATTGGTATGGGTAAGGGAGAAATGATAGTTGAACTAGCTAGGACAAACCCAGATAAAAAATATTATGGCCTAGAAAAATATCCAACTCCCGCGTCTAAACTAATTAATAAATGTAAAGAATTAAAATTAAATAATTTAAAAATTATTATTGACGATGCCTTGAATTTACCATCAATTTTTGAAGGAAAGTGTAATACTCTATGACTTACTTTTAGTGATCCGTGACCCAAGAAAAAACATGTTAAAAGAAGATTAACATATAAAGATTATTTAAATTTATATAAAAATATTTTAGATGATACTTCTGTTTTAAAACAAAAAACAGACAATGATAAACTTTATGATTTTTCTTTAAATAGTTTTAAAGATAATCAATGAGAAATAATTGCTCACGGAACAGATTTTCATAATTCTATTTATTCTAAAGGTAATGTAATGACTGGTTATGAAAAAAAATGAAGTGATAGTGGTAAGAATATCAACTTCATTTTTGTTAAAAAACCTAAGGAACAATTTTAA
- a CDS encoding ATP-dependent Clp protease ATP-binding subunit — protein MDFSNLDDFLFGEKNQKSKSNEDDPLKKYGRNLTDLAARNELDPVINRDDEIRRIIRILSRKTKNNPVLVGEPGVGKTAIVEGLARKIVEGQVPEDLKTKDVYELDLASMIAGASFQGQFEKRLKEVLKRIEDSNGEIIVFIDEIHMLVGTGKNQSGGMDAANIIKPLMARGKMHLIGATTFDEYRQYIEKDGALERRMQRVDVSEPSIEDTITILRGIKDRFENFHNVKIKDDALIAASRLSSRYISDRFLPDKAIDLVDEAAATIKTEINFQPEELEKLKQNVTTLEMEKIALIDDSKSNKRIEEIEKEIQKNKNSIQKLQKKWDSEKARLEELSTLKSKRDDLKHVLNIYQNETDYEKASKLLYVEIPKIENKIKTLEKELNENGSSMIKDTVGSEEIATIVSKWTHIPVNKLLESDRDKLLNLENELKSKIRGQDKAIALVSQAILRAKANINDPNRPLASFLFTGPTGVGKTELARQLAYTLFDSEKQMVRLDMSEYMEKHSVARIIGAPPGYVGFDSGTALTEIIRRKPYTILLIDEIEKAHRDVLNIFLQILDNGFITDSNGRQINCRNLIIIMTSNIVQKEILDKLNDSPSLKSELLKFMSPEFVNRIDEIIKFNTLSKDVIEEIAKLELDKLIKRIKDSKDIDIDYTDKTVLFIANSSYDSNFGARPIKRFIQNKIESLLALKIIDGSIKNERRYLLDVFAGNFTLKEQIEK, from the coding sequence ATGGACTTTTCAAATTTAGACGATTTTTTGTTTGGAGAAAAAAATCAAAAATCAAAAAGTAATGAAGATGACCCATTGAAAAAATATGGACGTAATTTAACAGATCTAGCTGCAAGAAATGAACTAGATCCAGTTATAAATAGAGATGATGAAATAAGAAGAATCATCAGAATTTTAAGCCGAAAAACTAAAAATAACCCCGTGTTAGTTGGAGAACCTGGTGTTGGTAAAACAGCTATAGTTGAAGGTTTGGCTAGAAAAATTGTTGAAGGCCAAGTTCCTGAAGATTTAAAAACAAAAGATGTATATGAACTTGATTTAGCAAGCATGATTGCTGGAGCTTCATTCCAAGGACAATTTGAAAAAAGATTGAAAGAAGTTTTAAAAAGAATCGAAGATTCTAATGGTGAAATAATTGTTTTTATTGACGAAATACACATGCTTGTTGGAACTGGTAAAAATCAAAGCGGTGGAATGGATGCTGCAAATATAATTAAACCTTTAATGGCTAGAGGCAAAATGCATTTAATAGGAGCAACAACTTTTGATGAATATAGGCAATATATAGAAAAAGATGGAGCGCTAGAACGTAGAATGCAAAGAGTAGATGTTAGCGAGCCATCTATAGAAGATACAATAACTATATTAAGAGGTATTAAAGATAGGTTTGAAAATTTTCACAATGTAAAAATTAAAGATGATGCCTTAATAGCCGCATCAAGATTAAGTTCAAGATACATTTCTGATAGGTTCTTGCCAGACAAGGCAATTGATTTAGTTGATGAAGCAGCTGCAACGATTAAAACTGAAATCAATTTCCAACCTGAAGAATTAGAAAAACTTAAACAAAATGTAACCACTTTAGAAATGGAGAAAATAGCCTTAATAGACGATTCAAAATCTAACAAACGAATTGAAGAAATCGAAAAAGAAATTCAAAAAAACAAGAACTCAATTCAAAAACTACAAAAAAAATGAGATTCTGAAAAGGCTAGATTGGAAGAACTTTCTACATTAAAAAGTAAACGCGATGATTTAAAGCATGTGTTAAACATCTATCAAAATGAAACTGACTATGAAAAAGCATCTAAACTTCTTTATGTTGAAATACCAAAAATTGAAAATAAAATTAAAACATTGGAAAAAGAATTGAATGAAAATGGTTCATCAATGATTAAAGATACAGTTGGTTCTGAAGAAATAGCAACAATTGTTTCAAAATGAACGCATATACCAGTAAATAAATTATTAGAATCAGATAGAGATAAATTGCTCAATTTAGAGAACGAACTTAAGTCAAAAATTCGCGGTCAAGATAAAGCTATAGCTCTTGTTTCACAAGCTATACTTAGAGCTAAAGCTAATATAAATGACCCAAATAGACCTTTAGCTAGCTTTCTTTTTACAGGCCCAACGGGTGTTGGTAAAACAGAATTAGCTAGACAACTTGCATACACACTATTTGATAGTGAAAAACAAATGGTTCGCCTTGACATGTCTGAATACATGGAAAAACATAGCGTTGCTAGAATTATTGGTGCTCCTCCAGGCTATGTAGGTTTTGATTCTGGAACTGCTTTGACAGAAATAATTAGAAGAAAGCCATACACAATTCTATTAATAGACGAAATTGAAAAAGCTCATAGAGATGTATTAAATATATTTTTACAAATCTTAGATAATGGATTTATTACAGATAGTAATGGTAGACAAATAAATTGTAGAAACTTGATAATAATAATGACATCTAATATTGTACAAAAGGAAATATTAGATAAATTAAATGATAGTCCTAGTCTTAAGAGTGAATTACTTAAATTTATGTCACCTGAATTTGTAAACCGTATCGATGAAATTATTAAATTTAATACTCTTTCGAAAGACGTTATTGAAGAAATTGCTAAATTAGAATTAGATAAACTAATAAAAAGAATTAAAGATAGCAAAGATATTGATATAGATTACACAGATAAAACAGTTCTATTTATTGCAAATTCCTCGTATGATTCTAATTTTGGAGCAAGACCTATTAAAAGATTTATTCAAAATAAAATTGAAAGTTTATTAGCTCTTAAAATAATTGACGGTTCAATAAAAAATGAAAGAAGATACCTATTAGACGTTTTTGCAGGAAACTTTACCTTAAAAGAACAAATTGAAAAGTAG
- a CDS encoding ribose-phosphate pyrophosphokinase → MNKKDEIIILGMPNCLKLSKSIADKLKMPLSEVEKTVFADGEAMILSKETVRNKDVFIISSVSRPVNNNLMDLLLLIDSLKRGSAKSINVVITYYGYARQDRKTGGRQPIGAKLVADLLQVAGATKIIAVDLHNEAIQGFFNIPSDDLKGAYALAKNIKEYNDKFTIVSPDHGGAVRARMLAKLISDDIKICIIDKRRTGPNETEVLGLIGNIEDQNAVIIDDIIDTGGTIIKAAKSLKQHGAKKIVLAATHGIFSKGFEIFEECDEIDSVIITDSIDNYDLAKKFKKLKIVSLDNILSEVIKCQINGRSVSDLYEDIAKKL, encoded by the coding sequence ATGAATAAGAAAGATGAAATAATAATTTTGGGAATGCCAAATTGCTTAAAACTTTCAAAATCAATCGCAGACAAATTAAAAATGCCTTTATCAGAAGTTGAAAAAACTGTTTTTGCGGATGGTGAAGCAATGATTTTGAGTAAGGAAACCGTAAGAAACAAAGATGTTTTTATTATATCGAGTGTTTCAAGACCTGTTAATAATAACCTTATGGACCTTTTACTTTTAATTGACTCACTAAAAAGAGGGAGCGCAAAGTCAATAAATGTTGTTATAACATACTATGGTTATGCAAGACAAGACCGCAAAACAGGAGGACGTCAACCAATAGGTGCAAAACTTGTTGCAGATTTACTTCAAGTAGCGGGAGCAACAAAAATAATCGCAGTTGATCTTCACAATGAAGCTATTCAAGGTTTCTTTAACATTCCTAGTGATGATTTAAAAGGAGCTTATGCATTAGCTAAAAATATTAAAGAGTACAACGATAAATTTACTATTGTTTCACCAGACCACGGTGGTGCAGTTAGAGCTAGAATGCTGGCAAAACTTATCAGTGATGACATTAAAATTTGTATAATTGATAAACGTAGAACGGGGCCGAATGAAACTGAGGTTCTTGGACTAATTGGTAATATTGAAGATCAAAATGCAGTTATTATTGATGATATTATTGATACTGGTGGAACAATAATTAAAGCTGCAAAATCACTAAAACAACATGGCGCAAAAAAAATTGTTTTAGCAGCAACTCATGGTATTTTTTCAAAAGGTTTTGAAATATTTGAAGAATGTGACGAAATTGATAGTGTAATTATTACAGATTCTATTGACAATTATGATTTGGCTAAAAAATTTAAAAAACTTAAGATTGTTAGTTTAGATAATATTTTAAGCGAGGTAATTAAATGCCAAATAAATGGTAGATCAGTTAGTGATCTATATGAAGATATTGCTAAAAAATTATAA
- the rsmG gene encoding 16S rRNA (guanine(527)-N(7))-methyltransferase RsmG, with product MIKDEIKLKKYAELIMQKNQLMNLTGYKTLESIYKEGILDSIAGFNILKENGFSFKNKKLLDIGAGAGFPSIPFIINEDYDINLTIIESIKKRCDFLEYLSQNIDIKFNLINNRVEEVKSNNDRFDFITARAVANLNTLYMISNNLLKKGGYFIFPKGKNYEVEIQTLLKNYPEIKHDIQVFSYINSQNETSYMIVIKKNLPTPKGWPLKFSQIKKIS from the coding sequence ATGATAAAAGATGAAATCAAATTAAAAAAATATGCTGAACTAATAATGCAGAAAAACCAACTAATGAACTTAACTGGTTATAAAACTCTTGAATCAATTTATAAAGAAGGAATTTTAGATTCTATTGCCGGGTTCAACATTTTAAAAGAAAATGGTTTTTCTTTTAAAAACAAGAAGCTATTAGATATTGGGGCTGGTGCAGGTTTTCCTTCAATCCCTTTTATAATTAATGAAGACTATGATATTAATTTAACAATAATTGAAAGCATTAAAAAAAGATGCGACTTTTTAGAATATTTATCGCAAAATATTGATATTAAATTTAATCTAATCAATAATAGAGTTGAAGAAGTAAAATCAAATAACGATCGCTTTGACTTTATAACAGCTAGAGCTGTAGCTAATTTAAATACGTTGTATATGATTTCTAATAACTTGTTAAAAAAGGGGGGATACTTTATCTTTCCGAAAGGCAAAAATTATGAAGTGGAAATTCAAACTTTACTAAAAAATTATCCCGAAATAAAACATGATATTCAAGTTTTTAGTTATATTAATTCACAAAATGAAACTTCATACATGATAGTAATTAAAAAAAACTTGCCAACACCAAAAGGTTGACCATTAAAATTTAGTCAAATTAAAAAAATAAGCTAA